The Triticum aestivum cultivar Chinese Spring chromosome 5A, IWGSC CS RefSeq v2.1, whole genome shotgun sequence genomic sequence CAACAAGTAGACCTATATATATAGTACAGACTGTACggtataatttttttattttaatttcaTATAAAAAGCATGCTACATAATTGTTAGACAACTTTATAGTGCACTTCCGTGTCAACTACAAAAGTGGAATGACAAATTATAAAATTTTACAGTAATACTCCCTTTGTAAAGTAATATAAcatcatttagatcactacttagtTCTCAGGATCGTGACAATTAATTTACTAATTCTGATTCTTAATCGTAAATGTATAAATCATAATGCAGGCACATATACTTGGCAGACATGATGCGCTTCATGAAGCAGGAGGAAGCCATCAAAGCTATGCATCTTTTTGAAGGAGCACAAGAGCACTGTAGGGTCGGCAAGAAGTCTATGAAGAACTGGGTGGTACTGATCTTATTATTGACCCTTTCTAGCTATCTTAGATGCATCGACCATAAAGATGTCATTTCTAATGTTATATCATATGGTTCGTTCTGTAGGTGAATGCATTTAGAGAGCGCAAAGCTCTTGCCCTCACACTTAACGATACAAAAACAGCAGTTAACAAGCTCAACCAGATGGCCAATGTTGTTGTTGGCCTCATAGTGTTTGCTCTTTGGCTTCTAATTCTCGGCGTAGCGACGACACATTTCTTTGTCTTCCTCAGTTCGCAGCTTCTTGTGGCAGTGTTTGTATTCGGAAATACCTTGAAGACGATTTTTGAGGCAATAATCTTCTTATTCGTGATGCATCCTTTTGACGTCGGCGACCGCTGTGAAATTGAAGAGGTTCAGGTAATGAATATATTCATGATGCATCCTTTCGACGTCGGTGACCGCTCTGAAATTGGCGCTACTTATTTATGTAATCTGATATTGCCTTGCATTTGTCGATTGACGTTGTAAGCATTTGAATTTCAGGTCGTTGTGGAGGAAATGAATATCATGACAACAATCTTTCTTCGTTACGATAATTTGAAGATCTATTACCCAAACAGTGTGTTGGCCACCAAACCAATTTTTAATTTCTACAGGAGTCCTGATATGGGAGAAGGAGTTGACTTCTCTGTCCATGTTGCCACCCCGCTGGAAAAACTGGCGCTCATGAAGGAAAGAATACTACGGTGCGTACCGGTTCTTCTGTCATCTCAGTTTCAGATATGTTCACAAATTGGGAAACACAGTGCCATTTGCTACTGATCTTTTGCCACATCAGATTGGAGTAACAGtagttttcttttcttcctatgaTCCAGTTACATTGACAGTAAGAAGGAACATTGGTACCCCTGTGCGATGGTTGTCCTCCGGGATGTAGATGACACCAACAAGCTAAAAGTGTCCATATGGCTCCGACACACACTCAACTTTCAGGACATGGGGATGAGGTTCGTGAGGAGGGAACTCGTGCTCCAAGAGATGATCAGAGTCTTGAAGGACCTCAATATTGAGTACCGGATGTTGCCCCTTGATGTGAACGTGCGAAACGCGCCCCCTCTGCAATCCACAAGGATGCCGACGACATGGAATTATTCATGAAGTGGCGGGGGAATCCCGTTATGATACCACATATACAACAATTACCGTCTCTATGATGTGGTGAGAACTGGTAGCAACTATAGCCAGTAGCTAATTGAGTTGTCAGTGTGCATGCAGCTGCGGCGACCATTGTAAGAGTGTGTTGTGTGGTATCAAAAGCTTTAATACACTCGAAGATAGGCATACAGATAGTGGCCATTCAAAATATTGAAAGCAGTCAACTGCATAGTTTAGACAAAGCAATGCTACACTTATGGTTTGACGATTACAGATTAACATGGTTATCACTGAGGCCCACCGAGAAATTCAGAGGGGATTAGTGGGTGGTTAGTTGAGGATCTCATTCATAGTTAGACCCCTTATGATGATGCTCTTAGGTCTAGCAATTTTTTGGTATACACAAGCCTGCCGTGTTAGCACTTATCTTGGCATTTCGTTTCTGCAAGTTTTGTTTGAGTTTCACATGTATTTTAGGTGATCATTTAGCTTGTCACACAGTTCTACGTGTTAGGATCCTTGTTACGACTAGGGTTGCAGGCGAAGATGGTCATGATACAACGCAGTTTGCAGAGCTGAAACGTGTAGCTATGGTGAGAAAATTATCGTAGACACCATGACAAATTTATTGATCACATCGTGGTAAATTATTATTTTTGTAAACTATCAGCTTCATTTCCATGGCAAATTTTTGGCATACGATATCTTTTGTAACGTAGAACTTTCCATGTAAGCACTACATTTTTTTATACATTTGCCATGATTAatagaggaatcatttttttcttaGTATGCATTGTGAAACAGACATGTAGTTTCTTAGCCTGAGCTCATATGAggtcgggtgaacagtaaaatcagaaGAAAAAGATTATAAAcaattcaatttttttgaattgtttaagTCACAAGCATTGACAATTTTTCAATGCTTGCAAATTTTCATCGTGAAATGACATTTGCAGAAGCCGTGGCTAAAAGaacaaaattgatgctccaaaaatGTCATTACGAACAACATTTTGGAGTgatgattttgtttttttgccatggCTTCTACAAATGTTATTACGCAATGAAATTTTGCAAGCGTtgaaaacttttgtcaatgtttgtcactaaaaatattcagaattttttgaatttgtgttccatatttttttgattttactgttcacccgagctcatttgatCTCGGAACTAGAAGTAGAAGAGTACTTTCGTTGTGAAACCCCCTACTTTTATAATTTTTGCCATGATCTAGATTCTTTTCTGTTACATTTGCAATCAGACCATTCTCTGATTGTTTATAAAAATTCGTGCATGGCAAAAAAATGTAGAAACCATGACACATTTCTTGAATATACCATGGTAAAATTATAAATTAGATGATGCCAATTTTATAAAGTATAACATGACAATTGTAAATTTATGCTTATCTGCATTTTTCTCTATCATAAATTATTATATTTTTGTTTAtggcaaaaaatgaaaaaaaaagctaATTCGGCTAGTTTGGGAAAGTTGCACGTTCACTTGTTCGATCCATCTGAAGGGGAATGAAATGTTCGCTCGTTTCTCTAGAGCTGATTTTCCATCCTTATTTTGCTGTAAAAAATGGATGCCAATATGGGCGAAACATTANNNNNNNNNNNNNNNNNNNNNNNNNNNNNNNNNNNNNNNNNNNNNNNNNNNNNNNNNNNNNNNNNNNNNNNNNNNNNNNNNNNNNNNNNNNNNNNNNNNNNNNNNNNNNNNNNNNNNNNNNNNNNNNNNNNNNNNNNNNNNNNNNNNNNNNNNNNNNNNNNNNNNNNNNNNNNNNNNNNNNNNNNNNNNNNNNNNNNNNNNNNNNNNNNNNNNNNNNNNNNNNNNNNNNNNNNNNNNNNNNNNNNNNNNNNNNNNNNNNNNNNNNNNNNNNNNNNNNNNNNNNNNNNNNNNNNNNNNNNNNNNNNNNNNNNNNNNNNNNNNNNNNNNNNNNNNNNNNNNNNNNNNNNNNNNNNNNNNNNNNNNNNNNNNNNNNNNNNNNNNNNNNNNNNNNNNNNNNNNNNNNNNNNNNNNNNNNNNNNNNNNNNNNNNNNNNNNNNNNNNNNNNNNNNAGTGCAACCCCAGGACTTTTAATGGGCCTCCGCTTAAACCAACGTCACCGTTATGCCAAAAACAAAAAAAGACATAAAAGGCCCACTATCCCGTTGACTACTACCAAGCCTTAAATCTGAAATTTGGACGTGATTTTGAATAGCAAAATGAAATGTGTTTTTTTCTATAATGTGTATAATAAACTACCATCATGTTCAAATGGATCAGAACTTAAAACTTCAGAATTCTGTTTTAAGCTAGATCGGTACGAGTAGACCACGCCGTTATGAAGCTAAAAAAATACCAAAACATCAAAACACATAGAAGAAAACTTAACAAACTATGTTTCAACATAACTGCCATTGTTGCATAAAAAAGATGGCAAAAAATATTGAAAAATAAATTTATAAAATGTCAAATGAAAGAAATTTGGCATGACATGTTCACGTAATTTTCCATTGTATACACAAAGAATTTGCAATGATGTTTTCAACAAAAATTGCCATGTTTCAAAAATAAATTACAAAACATAATTTATTATGGTGTATGCGATAAAAGTTTCCTTGGTGTGTACAAAACTAATGTGCCGTGGTCCGAACAATAAGTTCGCCATGGTTAAAAtaataaatttgccatggtccaAACAATAATTTTGCCATGGTTGAAAAAAATAATTTTGCCATTGTCGAAAAATGTAAATTTGCCAtggtgaaatatatatatatttttcatgGTCCAAATAATAAATTTTCCATGGCCAAAAAGTTATGTAGGTCATGGCAAATGTGTATAATAAAATGCTTGCATCAAAGATATTATACATACCATGGCAACACTTTAGTGCCCATATAGCAAATGCTATCTGCATTGCAAAACAATTAAAATTAAGGCAAAACTACCTATGAGGATCATGGCAAATGTAGATAAAAGTTCATGGTCCAAAATATTGAGCTCCATAGGCTCAACCAGAGAAACGTCTCGGCATGGAACATGAAGAGGATGGTGAATATTGTTCATTTTGAGACGCTCGCCACAATGGACGAGAAGGTCCAACAGGTAATGGCAGGGAAAAGGGTTGAGCCAGGGACAGAGATTCACAGTGAATATAAGGCGCAATTAGCTGCCAAGAAGATCATTCACAACACATTCCCAGAAATGTTGGTTGATGTTTGTTAATTAGTTAGTGAATATTCACAACGTTTTGAACATTTTAAATTCACTGTTTTATGACAAtataatttgacttgttatttgaagTTGTATTTGAACTTAGTTTGAAACAAATGGGGTTTAGCAAAGTTTAATtatgatgacctggcatcattagtgtggggttactgtagcatgacagtGGGGGTGTCACAACCTGCTTCCTAGCTACTAAGTAGGATACTGAACAGAAAAACAGACCTACATGATGGTGTAGACTAGAGAAAATGGATCACCTCACTCCTGGTGTACATATAACAGGAAGATGCAACGTGTCTACGCAGCTTCGATTCAACGCCGTGTTGAGTTGTGCTATGCTCGCTCCAAATAGGAGTAGAATGATGATCAGAAGAAGCTACACCTAATTAACTGAATCATCATCAAGACTCAAAAGTAATTCTCACGTACCACAGATGGATTGCCTTCAGCTTGCTTCTTCTCACATAATTGGAAAAAATCGGCCAAGTCATTTAGATTTATTACCAGCTTTTTGCTCTGAGAGACTACAGATATATGCCGAGAGAGGGAAAAAAGATGTGAAATTAGGGTAGTAGACTGATGAATActattccttttcctttttccaagaaagaagaagactagttaggaGAGCTGTGATGGACAGCTAGAGATGATAGCATTAGCATAGTAGATAGGTACCCCTTTGTAAACTaattaatataagagcatttagatcactaaagtagtgatcaaaacactcttatattaatttacggagggGTACCAAATTAGTCTTGCGGTAAACATACGTTCATCTTGCTTCGAGAGGCGCTTGCTCGCTGTCATTCTGCTCCACCAATCCATACATGTCTAACTAATTGTCATGTCTAATTAATTGTCAAGGAGGGAGGGTAAGAAAGAaaggtaaacacacacacacacacacgctatcTAGTGGTAAATTTGAAAACACGCACTTGCTTTGCAAAATTCATCACAACTGGTGCACATCACATCATTACCCAGCTAGACGATTTTCATCAActggtcgcgctattcgtcaccctggatgaggaatagttattcttcacctcCTGTATtgtaccatcaatgcaccgtaattttacgttccgtaagttttgttttatttccgacgcaaaaagagaccgtaagaaaatatataatcgccgtaaaaaatattttatgttatgcaaaattacaaacgtaaaaacatagtctaaaatacacataaactgcaaattttgttgtcttatgacctatatttttattttcttatgtcaaattttacgtagtgaatcaatagaaatgtaactatttgaattccaaacataatttaattatgaaatgattgtaagattaccttgggtgaagaataacttattctgcgccctgggtgatgaatactaacactatatatatatatatatatatatatatatatatatatatatatatatatatatatatatatatatatatatatatatggaaaagcaAAGCTATTGTGTTTCCCTCTAGAGGTAGCAATCTGAGCCACATGCTCGTGTTGGGATATGGTCCACTTTCTTTCCCTCTAAACATTTTCATCATTTTGGTTGTGTGAAGTTTATTTCCTCTTTTAGATGAATCTGGACCACTTTCTCATGTACATAGGCATTAGGCCCAGCCCGTAGCCTGGCATGCCTGCATTGTGTCAGTGTTCGGGCCGCCAGCAAAGAGTTCCAGCCCACGAAAGGTTCTCAACATGCGATCGGTTCCTTGCGTAGGTAAGGTTCGTGCATTTTTTTATGGTTTATATTTTTGGCCGTGCTATGCTAAGTTTGTGGGCTGGGTTATTTCCGTCCCGttttctctctccctcgctcagTCCTTCTCCACTAAAAAaacgtccctctctctgcctcgttCTCCATCTCGGATCTAGATGTTCTTAGAAAAAGAAATAAATCTTGATCTAGATCCCACCGCCCAATCCTCTCCCTTCCATGGCCAGCTGCCTTCCCTTCCCCGGCGAGCAGCTCCGCTCGACCCTCTTCCACCCCTTCTTCGGAGGTCATGGGCGTCGCCGGTGGAGCTCATCCATCACGGGTCGTGCGACGACCACCGTCGTCCTTCTCTGCCACCCCCCTCCCCACATCTTCTTAATTCGTTCAGATTCTACCATTATTTGTAATCTGCTTTCTCGATTATGCAGGTGCTAATATGTAATTCATGGATGTCCGAGGAATCACTCATTCGTCTCCCAGCCTTCTGCGCCATGTCGCCAAACTGAAGTGGATTTGCGAGAACAGTTCTTATTTCGTTTTCCCCGTCCTCTTCCACAAGGCCAGATTTGTGATTGAAGTTGATTTTATGGTTGCTCAAAGGTGAGATTGCTGTTACATTATTTTGATTTGTTGCGAGTTCTTCACCCTCCTACCCAACTTCCTCTTCTGCTCATGTGCATTGTTCGTGTTCTGGCAAGTGTGTTGTCCATCGTTTCATGTTTTTTAAATTTTGATGTTTACATCTCCATCGTTGTATGCAGTTCTGGAGCGAGCTGGATGGATTTTGAATTGGTTCCTTTCCATCATACATGGCTCGTGGTTCAAGTTTTAAGGTGTTATGTGCTACATGGATTAGCTGCCTCACCCTCTGAACTTTTTAGCCCGGGTGGTGGGGAAGACGCCCGCGCCAATGGCCGTGCGGAACTCGCTGCCTGCGGCCACGCATCCACTTGCAACTGGGATGTGGGCGAGCCTGCTGTCACAGTCCTCGAAGGTGCGTGAATTGGGGTGGCTGGCTTACTGGTTATCCATTCGCTTCAAGATTTTCTGTCATGTTTCCATATTTTTCATTTATGCTATTCTGACAATGATGAAACCTGCCAGATTTGTTAGCTTTACACTTCTCTAAAATTTTCAGAGTTACCCTTTACCTGATGACAGATTTTCTAGTTTGTTTTAAATGACCATGAAGTGTCAATCTCTATATCTTTTAAACATGTGTTATCTGAATAAATGTTTGAGCACTGCGTGTGCACTATGTTCTCTGGATAAATGAAATGCGCACCCTGCTCTTTGATTGTGTGGCTATTTAGTCATTGTCGTGGTTTCAGTTATATTGACTCGTCTTGTACCCTAATACAATGTTACCCTCCCCCTGAATGTGGCAGTTTGTTGCCCAGCTTGTGCTGACCGAATGATAGTTATGTATAAAAATGAGATGAATAAGAATCCTTTTGTTTTTTCCCTAAGATATTGGTTCTGATTTCTAAAAAAACTGAAGTTACTAAGTTGTGTTCAGGGTTCTGGCCGCACTGGTCCTTGCCTGTGCACCCGCTGGGCGCGGCCTAGTCGCCATTGTCCAGAGCGTCGACGAAGAGCTAGATCTGACCATTATAGGAGGCGGGGGAGCACTGGAGAGGTTTGCTGCCTCTACCCGGAGCGCGTCGATAGCGGTGGCAAATAAGCATGCTCCGGCGGTGTGGTGCTCACGATGTAATGAGAGTTGTATCGACGTTAGCAGTTTTAGTAATTTTTTACTACCTCAGTCCAAAAATACTTGTTGGAGAAATGGGTAAAAATGGAAGTATCTAGAACTAAAAGgcgtctaaatacatccatttctccaACAAGTATTTCCTAATGGAGGGAGTATGCAATATTTTATAAATCTCAAGTAAGCATCTATGTGAGATATTTTGAATCGGGTTTGATGTACTAGTTTCAACCAAATATGCACCTAATGTTATGTTCATGTGCTAGTGAAATTAATGTTGAAAACTCCAAACCGGGAATGACATGAACACGACGCCTAtctttttttgaaaaactttcAACCTATTCATTTTTAAGCATGATAGTACAACGAACATGAAAAAGaaatacatccagatccgtagaccacctaacgacgactacaagcactgaagtaaGCCAAATGCGCACCGCTATCATCGCCCtacctcgccggagccgggcaaaacttgttgtagtggACAATCAGGTAGTCATCATGCTAAGGCCCTATAGGACCAAGGCACTAGAACAACAACCTAGCATAGATCAGaatgatccaacctgaagacacatgaacGTAGACACACTACGACCAGATCCGAACAAACCCAtcagacacacctccacatgcccacGAATGATGCTAGATGCACCACCGAGACGGGGGAAGGTGGGGAGAACCTTATTCTATCTTGAGGGAGCCACCGCCGTCtggtcttcctgagcaggacacaaatcctaacaaaactagaAGGAACATCTAAAAGCAGAGCCCTCGCACTGGCGAGGGCTGGGCTCCCCCGCGTCGCTATGGCCCTAagaccaccggagacgaggcggaccgccGGCGGTGCAGGCAGGAGGCAGAGAAACCCTAAGTTTTTTttgggagggggcggggggaggcgGCTGCGTGCTGGTTCTCCTAACACGACGCCTATCAACGGGATCACCGTAATATATACATTTTCAATGTTGAAATTACTTTATACTTGCATTTTGGATGTGCACTATACTCACGCACATTTTTATTACAATTTTGATAAGAAAGAAGTacttgataaaaacaaaaaaataaagaagtATTCGTCGCTCATCATATCTCCATCATTATTCTCTCTATATTCCTGTATCAGCTTCTATCTCGGTATATAGACACTTTGTAAATTATCTAGATAGACTTAAACCATTAGGTCATGCGCTAGCTGGTAAGTTTATTTTGAACATCAAGACAGTCAAATCAATTTGACCAGCTTGCGAACAGAAAGGAATATGGCATACCCGTGACCACGGTCCAAACATTGGTAGGTCACGACAGAGAAAAAGACACGCGATGTTGCAGTACGTCAACAATACCCGTGAGCAAACCATCTTACCGGAGCAGCCTGCACCAAAGAGAGAGTCAGGTTTCTCCTTCACCAGAAGAATGACCACGGAGCGCACGACGAGGAATTCGTCAACCAGCAAATTGATCAGTTTTCATTCCGGTAGCCTTTTTTACTTATCTTCTTTGAATCTCTGGACTGACTTCAATCTTTGAATTTCTTACTATGGTGGATCGTCGTCGAGTCATGTCGATTCCACATAACTCCAATGAGACGTGCCTTAATCAAACAACCATCAGATTTTTTATATTGCGGTATAATCTTAAAGCGTATGTGAATAATATATATTGTAGTTTTCTTACTGTACTGATTGGCATCCCATGGAGGGATAGACCACCTCGTATTTTATTGCAGGAATGAGCATTGAGACTTGTTTTACTGTCAGAGGAACAtggttgttgggggggggggagctgCTATGTATATCAAAAAATCAGCCGAGAAATTTAAGCAGTGTACTAAGCGCAGATGTATTACGAAATTACAAAAAAAACACATACCTGCATCTCACTGGACTGGTTGACAGAAACGCTTTCTGCAGCAAGAACATCACATGGTGGTTCGATGATCCCAGCAAAATGGTCCTCAACCTTGATAATACTCTTTGAGAGACTCCCCCTGGAACTACTTGCATCTCCCAAACCAAACCTCCCATTGAAGCCATTGTACTTTTCTCAAACTTGTAGAAGAGATGCATCACTATATAGGGCGGATTGAAGCTATGCTGCAATAAAATGGTGCTGTAAAAACAATAGCTGCCATGTAATATAGATCAGGGTATTCAGTACAGAAACATTTTTGGGACTGCATTTGATGGTGCTTTTGTTACGGTGAGTACCGGTCAGAAAAGCTTGCGCTTCACAATAAGTTGACGATTCATCAAGTTCTCCAGGCTCGGAACGAACGGTTGTATGAATGCTTGGTTAACTACCAACACATTGGGTTCCGTTACATGCGGCTCTCCTGCTTGAACTTTTTATAATAAATGAACAAAGAAACTAGTAGGAACCATGGTATGTAATGCAACTTGAAGCTGGCAGGTTTGCTTGTTGAAAATACGGCAGATTTATTAGAGATATCATTTTTGGTTGCATTAGATGATTGCTTCCAGGCTCAAACTCAAACTCCTAGTTTTTCACGGGCAAGAATGCATTGCTGTATTGCCCATAATGTAAGGATGCATGTAGACTGTGGCAGAATTTATTGTCCGTAATGGAAGGATGCATTGCTGTACCCAGTTTGGTTGCAACGTATGGCAATCTTCAGGCTCAAACAATAAAAAGTTCAGAACCGTAAGGAGTGGAGGCAGATGATGGACGGTCATTTTGCTAAAAAAAGAAGGCCACGGATGGGACCTTTTGAAGATAGCGAAGCAACAAAACCTACTCCATAGCCTTGCCGAAACTGTTGCATGTGAGAGCCCCTATGTTGGAAAGTGGCTGCAAACGAACTCTGAATACACCTGACACTACAGGCCCTAGGTTGTCGTTTTTGTCCAAGCGCCAGTAAAGTAGAGGCACATGGCTTCCTCTTTGGACAGTGAGATCACCAATAATTCCAGAAATTGAAACCTTATCCACGACAAAGTTCGGAGCTCCAGACAATTGAAAGGTTCTGATAGCAATGTCTGTAGCTAGTGTTGATAGGAAAGTCGTGCTCTATATATGTAGCGCTACATAATGACTGTTTGATTTGTTTCCTAACTATTCTTCATGCAAGACTTTCCATAGTTCCTTTTTGTTTCCATTTTTCACTATTAGACATGCAACACTTGCCATACAATAAATCGTATTAATGTTTAATTATTTTCTGAACTACTACGGGTATCTAATATGCGTATTTTTGTTTTCTAACTATCTAATACGGGTATCTAATACTTACTAACAAAAATTTGTACATACACGGGTATATATACTCGGTAAATTATGTTTTGAAATATTACATTATATTTTTGTTTTCTAACTATTTAATAGGAGTATCTAATACCTATTAATGAAATTTTGTACATGTTTTTGTTTCTTAACTATATAATATGGGTATCTAATGGAGTATCTACTAACGAAATTATGTACATACGCTGGTATATATACTCTGTAAATTATTTTCTGAAATATTACattctatttttgttttctaacTATTTAATACGAGTATCTAATACCTATTAATGAAATTTTGTACATGTTTTTGTTTCCTCACTATCTAATACGTGTATCTAATACCTACTATCAAAATTATGTACATACGCGGGTA encodes the following:
- the LOC123105906 gene encoding uncharacterized protein, giving the protein MDVRGITHSSPSLLRHVAKLKWICENSSYFVFPVLFHKARFVIEVDFMVAQSSGASWMDFELVPFHHTWLVVQVLRCYVLHGLAASPSELFSPGGGEDARANGRAELAACGHASTCNWDVGEPAVTVLEGFWPHWSLPVHPLGAA